One Candidatus Limnocylindrales bacterium genomic window, TTCCCTGGCCGCCGGGCCGGTTTTGATTCCAATCAGGAGATTTTGATGGACGGTTAATTTCGGGAAAATCCAGCGTTCTTCAGGTACAAAACCAATCCCGGCCCGGGCTATTTGAAAAGGTTTTAGACCGGCTATCTCTTTTCCTTTGAAGAGGATAGAACCGCTACGGGGTGGGGTCAAACCCATGATGGTTTTCAGGGTGGTTGTCTTTCCAACCCCATTTCGACCCAGTAACGCCACAATCTCTCCACCGTAGACTTTAAGCGAAACATCGTGCAAGATATGACTTTTATCGTAGTAGGTATTAACCGATTTTAATTCCAGCATAGACGAAGTACCGGCTTTCCTCTCTCCCCATTGACGGCTTTCCGGAGCAGGTTTTTTGGACCTGACCCCTCTAACTTCCCTTCTCTGGGAGAGTTAGGATCCAGACCATCCTCAAGGCCCCCTTCCCGAGTCGGAAAGGGGATTAAGGGGCCTAGGCACTAGGATAAGAAGGTTAGCCCCGGCGGGGCGACCTGTTTAACCAGCCGCTTCTCCGGAGCTTGAAAAAAATTTCTGAATAACTGAATCCCCTAAAACCCTCCTGTCAACGGGGGAAATGGAAGAGGGGAAGGAGGGGCAGTTGGGTTGTTTTTAAACTCCGGAAGTTTGGCAGGTTCCTCAATTTACATGTTCTCCCAAATAGGCATCTTTGACCGACGGATTCCCCCTTATTTCTCCGGGTTTTCCGGTTGCCAGGACTTTTCCATAATGGATCACGGTAATTACATCCGCCAGAGTAAAGACGACTTCCATATCATGTTCAATAATCATCAGGGTTTTTCCTCGGGTTAATTGATCAATAAGCTTAACCACTTCCCGGGTTTCGGCGATGGACATACCGGCCGTAGGTTCATCCAGCATAATCAGTGCGGGATCTGTGGCCAGGGTAATCCCGATTTCCAGGGCCCGCTGTTCTCCATATGCAAGTTCTCCGGCCGGTTGATCCTTTTTGTCCAGGAGATTTATTTTTTGGAGGATAAAGTAGGTTTCTTCGGTGATATTTTTCATCCGGTCTACCCGGGAAATAAGATTAAACCGAATATGATTTTTTGAAAGAACTGCCGCCCGCACATTTTCAAAAACGGTCAATCCAGGAAAAATATTGGTAATTTGAAAGGACCGGGAGATTCCCATCCGGTTAATCTTATGGGGAGGCCATCCCGTGATCTCCTGGCCATTGAAGTAGATATGCCCTCTGGAAGGTTTATACCGCCCCGTTAAAAGGTTAAAAAAGGTCGTCTTTCCGGCTCCATTAGGACCGATGATGGCATGTCGTTCACCCTTTTTTACAGATAAATCGATTCCTTCAATAACTTTGATTCCACTAAAATCTTTATAAAGTCCCCTTATTTCCAATAAGACCTCGTTTTCCATTCAATGTGTTCCTCAACTTA contains:
- a CDS encoding ABC transporter ATP-binding protein → MENEVLLEIRGLYKDFSGIKVIEGIDLSVKKGERHAIIGPNGAGKTTFFNLLTGRYKPSRGHIYFNGQEITGWPPHKINRMGISRSFQITNIFPGLTVFENVRAAVLSKNHIRFNLISRVDRMKNITEETYFILQKINLLDKKDQPAGELAYGEQRALEIGITLATDPALIMLDEPTAGMSIAETREVVKLIDQLTRGKTLMIIEHDMEVVFTLADVITVIHYGKVLATGKPGEIRGNPSVKDAYLGEHVN